In a genomic window of Lepisosteus oculatus isolate fLepOcu1 chromosome 3, fLepOcu1.hap2, whole genome shotgun sequence:
- the LOC102693196 gene encoding liver-expressed antimicrobial peptide 2, whose amino-acid sequence MMRTLLSKIFAVTLIMSLLCGIQVQAAPLEEGEIRGAYELVHRAKRSMLWRWITLRPVGASCRDHSECGTNFCKNQSCAFRVYSS is encoded by the exons ATGATGAGGACACTACTTAGCAAAATCTTTGCCGTGACCTTAATTATGTCACTGCTCTGTGGCATTCAG GTCCAGGCTGCTCCGCTTGAAGAGGGGGAGATTCGTGGCGCTTACGAGCTGGTGCACCGGGCGAAGCGATCCATGCTGTGGCGCTGGATCACGCTGAGGCCTGTGGGTGCCTCCTGCAGAGATCACTCGGAATGTGGCACCAACTTCTGCAA GAATCAGTCTTGTGCATTCCGGGTTTACTC